The following proteins are co-located in the Manihot esculenta cultivar AM560-2 chromosome 9, M.esculenta_v8, whole genome shotgun sequence genome:
- the LOC110622182 gene encoding protein BOLA4, chloroplastic/mitochondrial yields MAKTLIWRPSSLSSASPHDHHPLLRRQALRSSSLLLLSKRCFVSRNAIFPNKTEPNLLFLSCNHDGEKRRPIESHGYKSPKLGFGLAGNRRFTVKAANVNDAGSIDSLLMQSMEKKIKEELNAESVTVKDAYGDGRHVSIDVISSAFEGQSSVDRQRMVYKAIWVELQNTVHAVDQMTTKTPAEAAEQK; encoded by the exons ATGGCAAAGACTCTAATATGGCGGCCCAGCAGTCTTTCCTCCGCTAGCCCCCATGATCACCACCCTCTTCTCCGTCGCCAAGCTCTCCGTTCGTCGTCTCTTCTCCTACTTTCGAAACGATGCTTCGTTTCCCGCAACGCAATATTCCCAaacaaaaccgaaccaaacttaTTGTTTTTGTCTTGCAACCATGACGGAGAAAAGAGGCGCCCAATTGAGAGCCATGGCTATAAGTCACCAAAATTAGGGTTTGGTCTCGCGGGTAACCGTAGGTTCACCGTTAAAGCCGCCAACGTCAATGATGCTGGTTCAATTGACTCTCTTCTTATGCAGTCCATGGAAAAGAAG ATCAAGGAGGAGCTGAATGCAGAATCAGTTACTGTGAAAGATGCATATGGGGATGGGAGGCATGTCAG TATTGATGTGATCTCTTCAGCATTCGAAGGACAATCAAGCGTGGATAGGCAGAGAATGGTTTACAAAGCCATATGGGTGGAGCTTCAAAACACAGTGCACGCAGTTGATCAAATGACTACCAAGACCCCCGCCGAGGCAGCAGAACAGAAGTGA
- the LOC110623317 gene encoding uncharacterized protein LOC110623317 has protein sequence MYQSSPSPSSTEERKGDPRFYLLSAFFFSCIVTGGLFLGLYIFLPPDETQPWYPIPGLILMYQTQKCTNHLCKSIPRSTSGESQMHSLNDVQEYCTKEHSSNDGRGHVHSEGVIVIREYEEDDHENNSRNDDGDDNMKAQKPSAEVAGHHCRKKRRWLILVERS, from the exons ATGTATCAATCTTCACCTTCACCCTCTTCAACGGAGGAAAGGAAAGGAGATCCTAGATTCTATCTTCTTTCtgccttcttcttctcttgtaTTGTCACTGGTGGATTGTTTCTTGGTCTTTACATTTTCCTTCCACCAGATGAAACCCAACCCTGGTATCCCATTCCAGGATTGATTCTT ATGTATCAGACCCAAAAATGCACAAATCATCTTTGCAAATCCATCCCAAGATCCACATCTGGTGAATCCCAGATGCATTCCCTTAATGATGTTCAAGAATATTGCACTAAAGAGCATTCTAGTAATGACGGTAGAGGCCATGTACATTCTGAAGGTGTTATTGTAATTAGAGAATATGAGGAAGATGATCATGAGAATAACAGCAGAAATGATGATGGCGATGATAACATGAAGGCTCAGAAGCCGAGTGCGGAAGTAGCAGGTCATCATTGCAGGAAGAAGAGAAGATGGTTGATTCTAGTGGAGAGAAGTTAG